Proteins found in one Eretmochelys imbricata isolate rEreImb1 chromosome 9, rEreImb1.hap1, whole genome shotgun sequence genomic segment:
- the IGBP1 gene encoding immunoglobulin-binding protein 1 isoform X2: MAAGTAETPPRLSELLESGWQLLDEVEASTEPSSGAPALQDKVRRGLDLLQQAARGVAQLDLFSQNEDLEEIASADLKYLLLPALLGALTLKQVNLSKRLEHVQIARAHFMDFLTLCKNYQIGKFHLPPTPGSPNENESTESLSGAGPSGREASLLAMASNRQAKIERYKQKKEVENRLASMKAFVESGQVEEEQIREFYLLQIQKWITTSLEEIESIDQEIVILRGRNALKQASAPPQTAQRPRTAMKPFVLTRDAMQAKVLGAGYPSLATMTVNDWYEQRCKQDLFPDKGIPQTTADLDEEELQKEQQEKKVEEDDEETLRKARGWEDWKDTHPRGYGNRKNMG, encoded by the exons ATGGCGGCGGGGACAGCGGAGACGCCGCCGCGGCTCTCCGAACTGCTGGAGTCAGGCTGGCAGCTCCTCGACGAGGTGGAGGCCAGTACCGAGCCCTCCTCGGGGGCCCCGGCGCTCCAGGACAAGGTCCGGCGGGGGCTCGACCTCCTGCAGCAGGCAGCCCGCGGCGTAGCGCAGCTCGACCTGTTCAG CCAAAATGAAGACCTGGAGGAGATTGCATCTGCTGACCTGAAGTATCTGCTGTTACCTGCTTTGTTGGGAGCCCTCACCCTGAAACAGGTCAATCTCAGCAAGCGGCTGGAGCATGTGCAGATTGCTCGTGCCCACTTCATGGACTTCCTGACGCTCTGCAAGAACTACCAGATTGGCAAGTTCCACCTTCCACCAACACCAGGGAGTCCTAATGAAAATGAGTCTACGGAAAGTCTTTCGGGGGCTGGCCCATCTGGCAGAGAGGCCAGTCTGCTGGCCATGGCATCTAATAGACAAGCAAAAATTGAAAG ATATAAGCAGAAGAAGGAGGTGGAGAATAGGTTGGCCTCAATGAAAGCTTTTGTGGAGAGTGGCCAGGTGGAGGAGGAACAGATACGGGAATTCTACCTGTTGCAAATCCAGAAGTGGATCACTACAAGCCTGGAGGAAATCGAGAGCATTGACCAGGAAATAGTGATTTTGAGAGGAAGGAATGCACTAAAACAG GCTTCAGCACCTCCTCAGACTGCTCAGCGTCCCAGGACTGCAATGAAACCTTTCGTTCTCACCCGGGACGCCATGCAGGCTAA GGTGTTAGGAGCCGGCTATCCTAGCCTGGCGACGATGACAGTAAATGATTGGTATGAACAGCGCTGTAAACAGGACCTCTTTCCCGATAAAGGCATACCACAGACAACAGCAG ATCTTGATGAAGAGGAGCTGCAgaaagagcagcaggagaagAAGGTGGAAGAGGATGATGAGGAAACTCTACGGAAAGCTCGAGGCTGGGAGGACTGGAAAGACACACACCCAAGGGGATATGGCAACCGAAAGAACATGGGCTGA
- the IGBP1 gene encoding immunoglobulin-binding protein 1 isoform X1 yields the protein MAAGTAETPPRLSELLESGWQLLDEVEASTEPSSGAPALQDKVRRGLDLLQQAARGVAQLDLFSQNEDLEEIASADLKYLLLPALLGALTLKQVNLSKRLEHVQIARAHFMDFLTLCKNYQIGKFHLPPTPGSPNENESTESLSGAGPSGREASLLAMASNRQAKIERYKQKKEVENRLASMKAFVESGQVEEEQIREFYLLQIQKWITTSLEEIESIDQEIVILRGRNALKQASAPPQTAQRPRTAMKPFVLTRDAMQAKVLGAGYPSLATMTVNDWYEQRCKQDLFPDKGIPQTTAADLDEEELQKEQQEKKVEEDDEETLRKARGWEDWKDTHPRGYGNRKNMG from the exons ATGGCGGCGGGGACAGCGGAGACGCCGCCGCGGCTCTCCGAACTGCTGGAGTCAGGCTGGCAGCTCCTCGACGAGGTGGAGGCCAGTACCGAGCCCTCCTCGGGGGCCCCGGCGCTCCAGGACAAGGTCCGGCGGGGGCTCGACCTCCTGCAGCAGGCAGCCCGCGGCGTAGCGCAGCTCGACCTGTTCAG CCAAAATGAAGACCTGGAGGAGATTGCATCTGCTGACCTGAAGTATCTGCTGTTACCTGCTTTGTTGGGAGCCCTCACCCTGAAACAGGTCAATCTCAGCAAGCGGCTGGAGCATGTGCAGATTGCTCGTGCCCACTTCATGGACTTCCTGACGCTCTGCAAGAACTACCAGATTGGCAAGTTCCACCTTCCACCAACACCAGGGAGTCCTAATGAAAATGAGTCTACGGAAAGTCTTTCGGGGGCTGGCCCATCTGGCAGAGAGGCCAGTCTGCTGGCCATGGCATCTAATAGACAAGCAAAAATTGAAAG ATATAAGCAGAAGAAGGAGGTGGAGAATAGGTTGGCCTCAATGAAAGCTTTTGTGGAGAGTGGCCAGGTGGAGGAGGAACAGATACGGGAATTCTACCTGTTGCAAATCCAGAAGTGGATCACTACAAGCCTGGAGGAAATCGAGAGCATTGACCAGGAAATAGTGATTTTGAGAGGAAGGAATGCACTAAAACAG GCTTCAGCACCTCCTCAGACTGCTCAGCGTCCCAGGACTGCAATGAAACCTTTCGTTCTCACCCGGGACGCCATGCAGGCTAA GGTGTTAGGAGCCGGCTATCCTAGCCTGGCGACGATGACAGTAAATGATTGGTATGAACAGCGCTGTAAACAGGACCTCTTTCCCGATAAAGGCATACCACAGACAACAGCAG CAGATCTTGATGAAGAGGAGCTGCAgaaagagcagcaggagaagAAGGTGGAAGAGGATGATGAGGAAACTCTACGGAAAGCTCGAGGCTGGGAGGACTGGAAAGACACACACCCAAGGGGATATGGCAACCGAAAGAACATGGGCTGA